The following coding sequences lie in one Treponema primitia ZAS-1 genomic window:
- the dusB gene encoding tRNA dihydrouridine synthase DusB has product MGLYRPVNIGSLVIPGNLFLAPVAGYSDRAFRSVCIDQGADFTCTEMVSSEALTRNHVRTEILLPRAENEARYAVQLFGADPDVMYRAALLLAPWRPESVDINCGCPVPKVVKTGAGSALMRSPDRLGRIVEAVVRASKEALGGVPVTVKLRSGWDAASLNYGECGRIAAESGAALVGLHPRTRTQGYTGKSDWSLISDLASRLPVPVAGSGDLFSPEDAERMLRETRCAAVMFARGAMGNPFIFSATKSLLSGETWQEPSSRERLETAFRQLTLLSRDMGEGFACKEMRKQFCAYTKGISGGAALRNRLIHADSIEDYRVIIEI; this is encoded by the coding sequence ATGGGCCTGTATCGTCCGGTAAACATCGGTTCCCTCGTTATTCCCGGTAATCTCTTTCTGGCCCCGGTGGCGGGTTATTCTGACCGAGCCTTCCGTTCTGTTTGCATAGACCAGGGGGCAGACTTTACCTGTACCGAGATGGTTTCCTCCGAAGCGCTAACCCGAAACCATGTGCGTACCGAAATTTTACTGCCCCGGGCGGAAAACGAGGCGCGGTATGCGGTACAGCTCTTTGGCGCGGATCCCGATGTGATGTACCGGGCGGCCCTGCTTTTGGCCCCCTGGCGGCCCGAATCGGTGGACATAAACTGCGGCTGCCCGGTACCCAAGGTGGTAAAGACCGGGGCCGGTTCCGCCTTGATGCGCAGCCCGGATAGGCTTGGCCGTATTGTGGAGGCGGTGGTCAGGGCATCGAAGGAAGCCTTGGGCGGCGTTCCGGTTACGGTAAAGCTCCGTTCCGGTTGGGATGCAGCTTCCCTTAATTACGGAGAATGCGGGAGGATTGCCGCCGAATCCGGGGCTGCTCTGGTTGGCCTACACCCCCGGACCCGGACTCAGGGCTATACCGGCAAAAGCGATTGGTCTCTGATAAGCGACCTAGCTTCCCGGCTGCCGGTTCCTGTGGCCGGTTCCGGAGACCTCTTTAGCCCGGAAGATGCCGAAAGGATGCTCCGGGAAACTCGCTGCGCCGCGGTAATGTTTGCCCGTGGCGCCATGGGGAATCCCTTTATTTTTTCTGCGACAAAGTCTCTCCTTTCAGGTGAAACCTGGCAGGAACCAAGCTCCCGGGAACGGCTTGAAACCGCTTTCCGCCAACTGACCCTCTTAAGCCGGGATATGGGGGAAGGATTCGCCTGCAAGGAAATGCGAAAGCAGTTTTGTGCCTATACCAAGGGGATAAGTGGCGGCGCGGCCCTTAGGAATCGCCTGATCCATGCCGATAGTATAGAAGATTATCGGGTAATTATAGAGATTTAG
- a CDS encoding TatD family hydrolase has protein sequence MQYFDTHAHIGLICEDPIEQLIVIQEARQATVSRLVSICNSLHDFVKVYDNLKSASNVYHAVGVSPSEVQNPGRDWVQIIEQNVQLPRVVAIGEIGLDYYRRFGDKKSQIELFITQLDLAAKLNLPVIIHNRDAGKDVLDILRDRLPPKGGVLHCYSEDAEYAKKALDQNLYFSFAGNLTYRNARNLHETIGVLPLDRILIESESPFMVPADFRGKRNMPKYLPLTAGFLADMLEISDEELAATLWENSNRFFGLPNE, from the coding sequence ATGCAGTATTTTGATACTCACGCCCATATAGGGCTCATTTGTGAGGACCCTATCGAGCAGCTCATTGTTATTCAGGAAGCCCGCCAGGCTACCGTTTCAAGACTTGTTTCGATATGCAACAGCCTTCATGATTTTGTGAAGGTTTACGATAACCTTAAATCCGCCTCCAATGTGTATCATGCCGTGGGGGTTTCCCCGTCGGAGGTCCAGAATCCTGGCAGAGATTGGGTTCAGATTATTGAGCAGAATGTCCAGCTTCCCCGGGTTGTGGCCATAGGGGAGATCGGTCTGGATTATTACCGCAGATTTGGGGACAAAAAGTCCCAGATTGAGCTTTTTATCACCCAGTTGGACTTGGCTGCCAAGCTTAACTTGCCGGTGATCATCCATAACCGGGATGCGGGCAAGGATGTGCTGGATATACTTCGGGATCGGCTGCCCCCAAAGGGCGGGGTCCTTCACTGTTACTCCGAAGACGCCGAGTATGCGAAAAAAGCCCTGGACCAGAACCTCTACTTCTCCTTTGCGGGCAATTTGACCTACCGGAACGCCCGGAACCTCCACGAAACCATCGGGGTGCTGCCCCTGGACCGTATCCTCATCGAATCCGAGAGCCCCTTCATGGTTCCCGCGGATTTTCGGGGTAAGCGGAATATGCCTAAGTATCTTCCCCTGACCGCCGGCTTCCTGGCGGACATGCTGGAAATAAGCGACGAAGAACTGGCTGCAACCCTCTGGGAAAACTCAAACCGTTTCTTCGGTCTACCCAATGAATAA
- a CDS encoding phenylalanine--tRNA ligase subunit alpha, producing MGIDIQSTVKNLHPLEVRIILAYKKGDELTVEKVEKDLEFKSGNGNQALSWLAGKGIVSEIRREAGIFYELTDLGRVWKEKGSPEERILDLVRGKQGDGTSSGLRLPDIAGNLGLDNKDVGSAFGALSKLGVLAMDGEKKVTLGTGNAPDYFAVVRGLLDKAAVAEGSFLAEAALSSAEKIAIGGIAKKRGAADAPFRQADRETVVFGFTPDWEPVTIALKAAGITGDEIGTLTPEMLESGGWKGKIFRSYNVKVPPTRLIVGRTNPYAKFLEDVKDKLSSLGFEEFDGPLVETEFWNSDALFMPQFHSARDIHDVYHIAEPEKAKAIEEPWLSNVAAAHENGGKTGSRGWNYNFDKEFTRRLILRSQGTVLSAKTLPKAKIPGKYFGIVRCFRYDKVDATHLSDFYQTEGIVLGEDVNLKTLLGMLDMFAREVAGAKEVKYVPGYFPFTEPSVEVHIKHPVLGWFELGGSGIFRPEVTASLGVNVPVAAWGIGIDRMALMALGLNDLRELFSYDIENVRLRRTKEGV from the coding sequence ATGGGTATCGATATTCAAAGTACGGTAAAGAATTTGCACCCCCTGGAGGTCCGGATCATCCTGGCCTATAAAAAGGGTGATGAGCTTACGGTGGAAAAGGTCGAAAAGGACCTGGAGTTTAAGAGCGGAAATGGCAATCAGGCCCTGTCCTGGCTTGCGGGCAAGGGCATTGTCAGTGAAATCCGCCGGGAAGCTGGTATTTTTTATGAATTGACCGATTTAGGCCGGGTGTGGAAGGAAAAGGGCAGTCCCGAAGAACGGATCCTGGATCTGGTTCGGGGAAAACAAGGGGATGGAACATCCTCAGGTCTCCGCCTTCCTGATATTGCCGGAAATCTGGGCCTTGATAACAAAGATGTGGGCAGCGCCTTTGGCGCCCTCTCCAAGCTGGGAGTTCTTGCCATGGATGGCGAGAAAAAGGTGACCCTTGGTACGGGGAATGCCCCGGATTACTTTGCGGTTGTCCGGGGTCTTCTGGACAAAGCCGCCGTTGCCGAAGGCAGCTTCTTAGCGGAAGCTGCCCTGTCCTCGGCAGAAAAAATCGCCATAGGCGGTATTGCTAAGAAGCGGGGAGCGGCGGACGCACCCTTCCGTCAGGCGGATCGGGAAACCGTAGTTTTCGGCTTTACCCCGGACTGGGAGCCCGTGACCATCGCACTCAAGGCTGCGGGGATCACCGGGGATGAAATTGGGACCCTGACCCCGGAGATGCTGGAATCCGGCGGCTGGAAGGGCAAGATCTTCCGTTCCTATAATGTTAAGGTTCCCCCTACCAGGCTTATCGTTGGCCGGACCAACCCTTACGCAAAATTCCTGGAGGATGTAAAGGATAAACTTTCTTCCCTGGGCTTTGAAGAATTCGACGGCCCCCTGGTGGAAACCGAATTCTGGAATTCCGACGCCCTCTTCATGCCCCAGTTTCACTCCGCCCGGGACATCCACGATGTGTATCATATCGCCGAACCGGAAAAGGCAAAGGCTATCGAGGAACCCTGGCTTTCCAACGTGGCCGCCGCCCACGAAAACGGCGGCAAGACCGGGAGCCGGGGCTGGAACTACAACTTTGACAAGGAGTTTACCCGGCGGCTCATCCTTCGCAGCCAGGGCACGGTGCTTTCCGCCAAAACCCTGCCCAAGGCGAAGATACCCGGCAAGTACTTCGGCATAGTCCGGTGTTTCCGCTACGACAAAGTGGACGCCACCCACCTTTCGGACTTTTACCAGACTGAAGGCATCGTCCTGGGGGAGGATGTGAACCTCAAGACCCTGCTGGGTATGCTGGACATGTTTGCCCGGGAAGTGGCGGGGGCCAAGGAAGTAAAGTACGTTCCCGGTTATTTCCCCTTTACCGAACCCTCGGTGGAGGTCCATATCAAGCACCCGGTTCTGGGCTGGTTCGAGCTGGGCGGTTCCGGCATCTTCCGCCCCGAAGTTACCGCCAGTCTTGGTGTTAACGTTCCTGTGGCAGCCTGGGGCATAGGCATAGACCGCATGGCCCTTATGGCCCTGGGGCTGAATGATCTGCGGGAACTGTTCAGTTACGATATTGAGAATGTACGGCTGCGAAGGACGAAGGAAGGGGTGTGA
- the recR gene encoding recombination mediator RecR produces the protein MINALDRLVTLLAKLPGVGKKSAGRMAYHILETSPDYARELARELAGLHHAIKHCSVCGAFTETDPCPICTDSGRDTSIICVVERAQDVRVIDESREFHGRFHVLGGLIAPLEGIGPDDLSIGRLLSRVRKEGVREVILAMNPTLEGDTTALYLQKLLKDTGADVTRLASGLPVGGDLEYTDRLTLSRSFRGRIKL, from the coding sequence ATGATTAACGCCCTTGACCGGCTGGTAACCCTGCTTGCAAAACTCCCCGGGGTAGGCAAAAAAAGCGCCGGCCGTATGGCCTACCATATTCTGGAAACCAGTCCCGACTATGCCCGGGAGCTGGCGAGGGAACTTGCGGGGCTTCACCATGCTATTAAACATTGTTCTGTCTGCGGTGCCTTTACCGAAACCGATCCCTGCCCCATTTGTACGGACTCCGGCAGGGATACTTCTATAATTTGCGTGGTTGAAAGGGCCCAGGATGTGCGAGTTATCGATGAATCCCGGGAGTTTCACGGACGCTTCCATGTTCTGGGCGGACTCATAGCCCCCCTGGAAGGAATAGGCCCGGATGATCTCAGCATAGGACGGCTCCTCAGCCGGGTTCGGAAAGAGGGGGTACGGGAGGTGATCCTGGCCATGAACCCAACCCTGGAGGGGGATACCACCGCCCTCTATTTACAGAAACTGCTCAAGGATACGGGCGCCGATGTAACACGCCTCGCTTCGGGGCTGCCCGTGGGAGGCGATCTGGAATACACCGACCGGCTGACCCTTTCCCGCAGTTTCCGGGGCCGGATAAAACTCTAG
- the dgcA gene encoding diguanylate cyclase DgcA: protein MNKQIYDLKELFEISKSLNSTLDFTILIDSLLLICMAQLKVLKVGLFVRKHLDAEEFSLHRNYTGFDIDHALTYTIPENHDLIKLFNNKYGCYTLDDIRNENVSLEDLAPITNLEPSLLVPLQAQGKINGIIMMGERIEAGEFDSYEKEYILNVASLASIAINNAGLFEMATTDMMTKLKLKHYLFSILNEWLGNARISQDFSLLMFDIDFFKRVNDTYGHSCGDMVLKYVAQILLDNIRSSDVAARYGGEEFVILVSQPGKNMALKIAERIRKTIEESEIIYKEQTLKITISCGVVCYEHGLDTSSEHMIDRADKALYHSKQAGRNRITFSEK from the coding sequence TTGAATAAACAGATATATGATCTCAAAGAACTCTTTGAAATATCAAAAAGCCTGAATTCAACCCTGGATTTTACCATACTTATCGATTCCCTTCTGCTTATTTGTATGGCCCAGCTCAAGGTCCTTAAGGTTGGCCTCTTTGTCCGCAAGCATCTGGATGCGGAAGAATTTAGTCTCCACCGTAATTATACGGGGTTTGATATAGATCACGCCCTTACCTATACCATTCCTGAAAACCATGATCTGATAAAGCTATTCAACAATAAATACGGCTGTTATACCCTGGATGATATACGGAACGAAAATGTTTCTCTGGAAGACCTGGCTCCTATCACCAACCTTGAGCCATCCCTGCTGGTTCCCCTACAGGCCCAGGGTAAGATAAACGGTATTATCATGATGGGAGAACGGATAGAAGCGGGTGAATTTGACAGCTATGAAAAGGAGTATATCCTTAATGTGGCTTCCCTGGCTTCTATCGCCATCAATAACGCCGGCCTCTTCGAGATGGCCACCACGGATATGATGACCAAGCTCAAACTGAAACATTATTTGTTTTCTATCCTGAATGAGTGGCTGGGAAACGCACGGATCAGTCAGGACTTCAGCCTGCTTATGTTTGACATTGATTTTTTTAAGCGGGTCAACGATACCTACGGGCATAGCTGCGGCGATATGGTTTTGAAATACGTTGCCCAGATTCTCCTGGATAATATCCGGAGTTCGGATGTCGCTGCCCGGTACGGCGGGGAGGAATTTGTTATCCTCGTTTCCCAGCCGGGCAAAAATATGGCCTTGAAAATTGCCGAACGTATCCGAAAGACCATTGAGGAAAGTGAAATTATATATAAAGAACAAACCCTGAAGATTACTATTTCCTGCGGCGTGGTCTGTTACGAACATGGGTTGGATACTTCCAGCGAACACATGATTGACCGGGCGGATAAGGCCTTGTATCATTCGAAACAGGCCGGAAGGAACCGGATCACCTTCTCGGAAAAATAA
- a CDS encoding rhomboid family intramembrane serine protease translates to MNLIRKPFHYRYDNVVLYIIGINVLVYIMQRINPRFTSYLALNPILIQRGFYWQFVTYMFAHGGISHILFNMLALFIFGAQVERRMGSKEFLVYYLSTGILAGFLSFVIYWFTGSYGVFLLGASGALFAVQLAYATFFPDSVIYLWGILPLKAPIMVLGFTALELFSSVTGFRSGVAHLTHLAGFAFGWIYFLVRFGANPWKYLTGK, encoded by the coding sequence ATGAATCTTATCCGCAAGCCTTTTCATTACCGTTATGACAATGTGGTGCTCTATATCATCGGTATCAATGTACTGGTCTACATCATGCAGCGGATTAATCCCCGGTTTACCTCTTATCTCGCTTTGAACCCCATATTGATCCAGCGGGGTTTTTACTGGCAGTTTGTAACCTATATGTTTGCCCATGGCGGGATAAGCCATATCCTTTTCAATATGCTGGCCCTATTCATTTTCGGCGCCCAGGTGGAACGTCGTATGGGCAGCAAGGAATTCCTGGTCTACTATTTGAGCACCGGTATTCTGGCGGGCTTTCTGTCTTTTGTGATCTACTGGTTTACCGGTTCCTACGGGGTCTTTCTCCTGGGCGCTTCCGGGGCTCTTTTTGCGGTACAGTTGGCCTACGCCACCTTTTTCCCCGACTCGGTGATCTACCTCTGGGGTATTCTGCCCCTCAAGGCGCCTATCATGGTTTTAGGCTTTACCGCCCTGGAATTGTTCTCTTCTGTTACCGGCTTTCGCAGCGGTGTTGCCCATCTAACCCATTTAGCGGGATTTGCCTTCGGCTGGATCTATTTCCTTGTTCGTTTCGGCGCCAATCCCTGGAAGTATCTTACGGGAAAATAA
- a CDS encoding YbaB/EbfC family nucleoid-associated protein, with amino-acid sequence MLEVIETPDKAGESAAKEPDLAPQAEMVRRIFRGTVVKKNAWRKKMQINPFDILKNAQKIQEQMGSFQEKLGGISVTGSAGGGMVEIDMNGRMEILGVRILPEAADGKDMEMLQDLVAAAFTSAAEKMKETLNREMGSLMGMAGGIPGMPPGFPGSFPGFGAPGAS; translated from the coding sequence ATGCTTGAGGTGATTGAAACCCCCGACAAGGCCGGAGAGTCCGCCGCTAAGGAGCCGGACTTAGCCCCCCAGGCGGAGATGGTTAGGCGGATATTCCGGGGAACGGTGGTGAAAAAAAACGCATGGAGAAAAAAGATGCAAATTAATCCCTTTGATATTCTAAAAAACGCCCAAAAAATCCAGGAACAGATGGGATCCTTTCAGGAAAAGCTAGGCGGTATTAGTGTGACCGGTTCCGCCGGGGGCGGCATGGTGGAGATTGATATGAATGGCCGTATGGAAATTCTTGGGGTACGGATACTACCGGAAGCGGCGGACGGGAAGGACATGGAAATGCTCCAGGATCTGGTTGCCGCTGCCTTCACCAGCGCTGCGGAAAAAATGAAGGAAACCTTAAACCGCGAGATGGGCTCCCTCATGGGCATGGCGGGAGGTATACCTGGTATGCCCCCGGGCTTTCCCGGCAGCTTCCCCGGATTCGGAGCCCCGGGGGCCTCATGA
- a CDS encoding 2-hydroxyacid dehydrogenase: protein MTLPKVYVGIPIQEVGLKLLRGNVDFKVLEKNGVPPRDELLRDLRDVEGLLGSIPIRVDAELFDAAPKLRVVSNYAVGYDNIDVPEATKRGICITNTPDVLTPATADLAFSLILASARRLIEANAFLRSGDWKVWGPELLVGQEVAGSTIGIIGMGNIGQAVAKRARGFDMKVLYFSRSRCPEAESTLDAKYVPLVELLRESDFVSLHCPLTESTRGLIGAKELRSMKKTAILINTARGPLVDPQALYTACAEGWIWGAGLDVFVKEPVPLDEPLLKLVNVTTFPHIGSASRIARDGMAIRSAENLLSVLQGKKPRDLVNKEVWK, encoded by the coding sequence ATGACATTACCAAAAGTGTATGTAGGTATTCCTATTCAGGAAGTGGGATTGAAATTGCTCCGGGGCAATGTGGATTTTAAAGTTTTGGAAAAAAACGGCGTACCGCCACGGGATGAACTGCTTAGGGACCTTCGGGATGTGGAAGGTCTGCTTGGCAGTATTCCTATTAGGGTTGACGCCGAATTGTTTGACGCTGCGCCGAAGCTCAGGGTGGTCAGTAACTATGCTGTGGGGTACGATAACATTGATGTTCCGGAGGCGACAAAGCGTGGTATCTGTATAACCAATACGCCTGATGTGCTTACCCCCGCAACTGCGGATCTGGCCTTCTCCCTCATTCTCGCCTCGGCCCGGAGGCTTATTGAGGCAAACGCCTTCCTGCGTTCCGGTGACTGGAAGGTCTGGGGCCCCGAATTACTGGTAGGTCAGGAAGTTGCCGGGAGTACCATCGGTATCATCGGTATGGGGAACATTGGACAGGCAGTGGCAAAACGGGCCCGGGGTTTTGATATGAAGGTCCTCTACTTTAGCCGTTCCCGCTGCCCGGAGGCGGAATCGACCCTGGACGCCAAGTACGTACCGCTGGTTGAATTGCTCAGGGAAAGTGATTTTGTTTCCCTTCATTGTCCTCTTACCGAAAGTACCCGAGGCCTTATCGGGGCAAAAGAATTGCGTTCAATGAAAAAAACCGCCATTCTGATCAACACCGCTCGGGGGCCCCTGGTGGATCCGCAGGCTTTGTATACGGCCTGTGCCGAAGGGTGGATTTGGGGCGCCGGACTTGATGTCTTTGTCAAGGAGCCGGTTCCCCTGGATGAACCTCTGCTCAAACTGGTCAACGTGACCACCTTTCCACATATAGGAAGCGCCAGTCGAATCGCTCGGGATGGTATGGCCATCAGGTCTGCGGAGAATTTGCTGAGCGTCCTCCAGGGAAAGAAGCCCCGGGATCTGGTCAATAAAGAGGTCTGGAAATGA
- a CDS encoding response regulator yields the protein MIRIVIIDGQDSDRSKAEVVLSAQNDFQIVGVGKDGYDAITLVEICKPDIVLLDIDLPDLNGVKVASILKCRFPNTSIIIFTYLNDDKYALNAICNGVSGYLLKNTDMEKLAEIIRVINDGGCHISPYVAAKVFPHVSRLARKEYPQLATQFPAQPPDTQFPANLSRQELQITNYVGLGLENQEIAKKLFLKIGTIRNHITVILQKTSLRNRTQLAVFAVQNGLTKELPNPH from the coding sequence ATGATACGAATTGTTATTATTGATGGTCAGGATTCAGACAGGAGCAAAGCAGAGGTAGTTTTATCAGCCCAAAACGATTTTCAAATTGTCGGGGTGGGAAAAGACGGTTATGATGCAATCACTCTCGTGGAAATTTGCAAGCCCGATATTGTCTTGCTGGATATTGATCTGCCCGATCTAAATGGGGTAAAGGTTGCCTCCATCTTAAAATGCCGCTTTCCCAATACATCTATCATCATCTTTACCTATTTGAATGATGATAAATATGCGCTAAACGCCATATGTAACGGGGTTTCGGGGTATCTTTTAAAAAATACGGATATGGAAAAGCTGGCGGAGATAATACGGGTGATCAATGATGGCGGCTGCCACATATCACCCTATGTGGCGGCAAAGGTATTCCCCCACGTTTCCCGGCTTGCCCGGAAGGAATACCCGCAACTTGCAACGCAGTTTCCCGCACAGCCACCGGACACACAATTCCCGGCTAACCTGTCCAGGCAGGAGCTGCAGATCACCAACTATGTAGGTCTGGGCCTGGAAAACCAGGAAATTGCGAAAAAGCTATTCCTAAAAATAGGTACCATCCGGAACCATATTACCGTGATTCTCCAGAAAACATCCCTTCGGAACCGGACCCAACTGGCAGTCTTTGCCGTACAAAACGGACTTACAAAGGAATTACCGAACCCGCACTAG
- a CDS encoding peptidylprolyl isomerase, whose product MRMLTRLSIGSVLLAFFAAGTAACGPSGDSRSGTSSEASRGIGGGDSSLGDGLFARIRTNRGDIVLRLEYQRTPLTVCNFVALAEGKMSAAGGKPFYDGLTFHRVIADFMIQGGDPQGTGSGGPGYRFPDEIVSSLKHDGPGVLSMANAGPGTNGSQFFITHVATPWLDGKHTIFGRVVQGQDVVNAIKQGDRIETVTIIRNGPAAAAFKADQAAFDALQREAGAAGATRLKAQRDADIAQIQQKYPGASVTPSGIYYVVQKEGTGNKAGSGKTVSVNYKGMLLSGEVFDNSDLHGPLEFQTGSGQIIPGFDEAVVDMKQGEKRVVALPPELAYGERGAGNGAIPGNSFLIFELELVRVR is encoded by the coding sequence ATGCGTATGTTAACACGATTGAGTATTGGTAGTGTCTTATTGGCATTTTTTGCCGCCGGAACCGCCGCTTGCGGTCCCTCGGGAGATTCCCGTTCCGGTACTTCCAGCGAAGCTTCCCGTGGAATCGGGGGAGGGGATAGCAGCCTAGGGGATGGGCTTTTCGCCCGGATCCGTACCAACCGGGGGGACATAGTCCTTCGCTTGGAATACCAGCGGACCCCCCTAACGGTCTGTAACTTTGTCGCCCTGGCGGAAGGGAAAATGAGCGCCGCCGGGGGTAAGCCCTTTTACGATGGTCTTACCTTTCACCGGGTTATCGCGGATTTTATGATCCAGGGCGGCGACCCCCAGGGTACCGGCTCCGGTGGTCCGGGTTACCGTTTCCCCGATGAGATCGTTTCTTCCCTCAAGCATGACGGGCCGGGGGTTCTCTCCATGGCCAATGCCGGACCGGGCACTAACGGCAGCCAGTTCTTTATTACCCACGTAGCTACCCCTTGGCTTGACGGAAAGCACACCATTTTCGGTCGGGTTGTTCAGGGGCAGGATGTGGTGAACGCCATCAAGCAGGGAGACCGGATCGAGACGGTAACGATTATCCGGAACGGACCGGCCGCCGCCGCTTTCAAAGCGGACCAGGCAGCTTTTGATGCTCTGCAGCGGGAAGCCGGCGCAGCGGGCGCCACCCGGCTCAAGGCCCAACGGGATGCGGACATCGCCCAAATCCAGCAGAAATACCCTGGCGCCAGCGTTACGCCATCGGGAATCTACTATGTTGTCCAAAAGGAAGGGACCGGTAACAAGGCCGGATCCGGAAAAACCGTATCGGTAAACTACAAGGGAATGCTCCTTTCCGGCGAGGTCTTCGACAATTCCGACCTTCATGGCCCCTTGGAGTTCCAGACCGGGTCGGGTCAGATCATACCGGGTTTTGATGAAGCCGTGGTGGACATGAAGCAGGGTGAAAAGCGGGTGGTGGCGCTCCCACCGGAACTTGCCTACGGTGAACGGGGTGCCGGAAATGGAGCTATCCCCGGCAACAGCTTCCTTATCTTTGAATTGGAGCTAGTGCGGGTTCGGTAA
- a CDS encoding ABC transporter substrate-binding protein, giving the protein MGEQKSTVDEWRIPFLNVLTGPIASIGAYLQWGADRAAEEINAAGGIAGKPVRIVRIDTGMESANGITEMSKLLDTALVVMGPVPEPVILAAVPLAAEEGIYSFTATTSYEYVADFYPWAISWYSPTEEPLPPIVTGWLKHTGGKRVVQFVENYSVWAGMAKAHEKGIRDAGAVVLNQVDVPTDAVSFGPLVVNALSQNPDSIIFSCNAQKIPSIIAELKTRGWNKMNSLLIFSSGDDAPLYTIGGTNINGIMIYNHTDPNLSNPRWDAFREAFKKEYNGIEPFSLSTNYYDVVYMIKRAIESTGITGDPKKLAAERILLRDYCNEIRDFEGIQFTWTNSRAYPRNKPIYLFEIQDGAKRKVLEIIPN; this is encoded by the coding sequence ATGGGTGAGCAGAAATCTACGGTTGATGAATGGCGGATCCCCTTTCTCAATGTGCTTACCGGTCCTATAGCAAGTATCGGAGCGTATCTCCAGTGGGGCGCTGATCGGGCCGCCGAAGAGATTAACGCTGCCGGAGGCATTGCGGGGAAGCCGGTACGGATTGTGCGGATCGACACGGGCATGGAAAGCGCCAACGGTATCACCGAAATGTCCAAGCTCCTTGATACTGCCCTGGTTGTGATGGGCCCGGTGCCGGAGCCGGTAATCCTGGCGGCGGTTCCCCTGGCCGCCGAAGAGGGAATCTACTCCTTTACGGCTACCACCTCCTATGAGTACGTCGCGGATTTCTATCCCTGGGCTATTAGCTGGTATTCCCCCACGGAGGAGCCCCTCCCCCCCATTGTTACAGGCTGGCTTAAGCATACCGGAGGCAAACGGGTGGTTCAGTTTGTGGAAAACTACAGTGTATGGGCCGGGATGGCCAAGGCCCACGAAAAGGGGATACGCGATGCCGGGGCGGTGGTACTCAACCAGGTTGATGTTCCCACCGATGCGGTAAGCTTTGGCCCCCTGGTGGTTAACGCCCTTTCTCAGAATCCCGATTCGATCATCTTTTCCTGCAACGCACAGAAGATCCCCAGCATCATTGCCGAACTAAAGACCCGGGGCTGGAACAAAATGAATTCTCTCCTGATTTTTTCCTCCGGTGATGATGCCCCCCTGTACACCATTGGCGGTACTAATATTAACGGAATCATGATCTACAATCACACCGATCCGAACCTGAGCAACCCTAGGTGGGACGCCTTCCGGGAAGCCTTTAAGAAGGAGTACAATGGCATTGAACCCTTCAGCCTTTCTACCAACTATTACGATGTGGTCTACATGATCAAACGCGCCATCGAATCCACCGGCATCACCGGGGACCCAAAGAAACTGGCTGCCGAACGGATCCTTCTCCGGGATTACTGCAACGAGATCCGGGACTTTGAGGGCATCCAGTTCACCTGGACCAATTCCCGGGCCTATCCCCGGAATAAACCGATCTATCTCTTCGAAATACAGGATGGCGCCAAGCGTAAGGTATTGGAAATCATACCCAATTAA